A genome region from Magnolia sinica isolate HGM2019 chromosome 8, MsV1, whole genome shotgun sequence includes the following:
- the LOC131253084 gene encoding histone H4 has translation MSGRGKGGKGLGKGGAKRHRKVLRDNIQGITKPAIRRLARRGGVKRISGLIYEETRGVLKIFLENVIRDAVTYTEHARRKTVTAMDVVYALKRQGRTLYGFGG, from the coding sequence ATGTCTGGCCGTGGAAAGGGAGGAAAGGGGTTGGGCAAGGGCGGCGCGAAACGCCATCGCAAGGTCCTTCGAGATAACATCCAAGGGATCACAAAGCCGGCGATCCGGCGGTTGGCAAGGAGGGGTGGTGTGAAGAGGATCAGTGGCCTGATCTATGAGGAGACAAGGGGAGTGCTGAAGATATTTTTGGAGAATGTAATTCGAGATGCAGTGACATACACGGAGCATGCGAGGAGGAAGACAGTGACTGCGATGGATGTGGTGTATGCACTGAAGAGGCAAGGAAGGACTTTGTATGGTTTTGGGGGTTAG